A section of the Babylonia areolata isolate BAREFJ2019XMU chromosome 1, ASM4173473v1, whole genome shotgun sequence genome encodes:
- the LOC143284877 gene encoding ribosome biogenesis protein BMS1 homolog isoform X2, protein MEEHKKHRTKKAGPKAERKKEKTRGDDQTARQRNPKAFSIQSAVKAAKKFHRSQDVKTKKIHIPLPDRTVLEPPPVVVGIVGPPKVGKTTLLQCLVKNYTRQKITNIQGPVTVVSGKQRRLTFMECSNDINHMIDIAKVADLVILMVDASFGFEMEIFEFLNILQVHGFPKVMGVLNHLDTFNDNKKTRKTKKRLKDRFWTEIYQGAKLFYLSGMIDGEYQKTEIHNLCRFISVMKFRPLTWRTTHPYILADRMEDITPPEEIEKNPKCDRRVTLYGYNRGVALKNQQAVHIPGMGDFRIADVEQLTDPCPTPEMEKRRTLNQKERLIYAPMSGVGGILYDKDAVYINVGGSHYYDQEESEEMTPVKELLSSLLGPAKASDESEEGESSDGEDSMPTEQLFTSDGRVRRKAIFTDEKDTGAGSGDEDSEDGSDEEEEEDDSDDEEEEEEERGDKDTDESMQEGSDLQEEDASEEEMDQEEEGNSGIDTDDSDDIEGDCQLETEKAVLEMKKRREGKGDYHRMIYGESDGEEEEGREEGEEEEDMGDLFRVLRKEGESREEQYAADLTDCSRFPVATAHDWDLEEVRELIADCFVTGRWDKDEDCAARLEADDELYGDFEDLETGEKHTADMDKNESDGENDGAEKEEEKVEGDKLEEKKKQKQEFDLAYDHNKHRITDDDEFLQNWKRELEEQTKLNRAEFENMSAEMRRKIEGYRPGLYLRVEVAGVPCEFVHHFRPIAPLVLGGLSNVEENVGYVQTRFKKHRFYKNQLKTKNPVTMSLGWRRFQTLPIFSKAEDNMRQRMLKYTPPHIHCVASFWGPITPQGSGVLAVDAGDITHKFRISGTGVVLELDKSLEITKKLKLTGTPVKIMQKTAYIEGMFNTPLEVAKFEGATIKTVSGIRGTIKKHANRLAKTGQTLTSGTFRATFEDRILLSDIVFLTTWYPVEVPQFYNPSTSLLGTWQSMKPVGQLRHERSIPVPLKEDSLYRPVERRRHRSVPLRIPKSLCLPFKLTPKPVAVEKTPVILEPSESKKAKFLHQLKVVHEFNMRTKHAIMRQRAHKHSLQMEKRAAEKDQKLKTSRQEVYRQLGKMERAKAARERGRSKQSS, encoded by the exons ATGGAGGAGCACAAAAAGCATCGAACAAAGAAAGCTGGCCCAAAGGCTGAACGGAAAAAGGAGAAGACACGTGGAGATGACCAAACAGCCAGGCAAAGGAACCCAAAGGCCTTCTCCATTCAGTCTGCTGTCAAGGCTGCGAAAAAGTTTCACAG ATCTCAAGATGTGAAAACCAAGAAGATCCACATCCCGTTGCCAGATCGCACTGTGCTGGAGCCGCCTCCCGTAGTTGTGGGTATTGTGGGTCCTCCAAAGGTGGGCAAGACCACGCTGCTGCAGTGCTTGGTGAAAAACTACACCCGGCAAAAGATCACCAACATCCAGGGACCAGTCACTGTGGTGTCAG GGAAGCAGCGGCGTCTGACCTTCATGGAATGCAGCAATGATATCAACCATATGATAGACATTGCTAAGGTGGCTGATCTG GTGATCTTGATGGTTGATGCCAGTTTTGGGTTTGAAATGGAGATTTTCGAATTTCTGAATATCTTACAAGTTCACGGGTTTCCAAAAGTTATGGGTGTTTTGAACCACCTTGACACCTTTAATGACAACAAGAAGACGAGAAAGACCAAAAAGAGGCTGAAGGACAGATTCTGGACAGAGATCTACCAG GGTGCCAAGCTGTTCTATTTATCTGGAATGATTGATGGTGAATACCAGAAAACAGAAATCCACAACCTGTGTCGCTTTATATCAGTTATGAAGTTCCGTCCACTGACTTGGAGGACCACACATCCTTACATTCTGGCTGACAG AATGGAGGACATCACCCCTCCAGAGGAGATCGAAAAGAATCCTAAATGTGATCGGCGGGTCACCCTGTATGGATACAACCGTGGTGTGGCCCTGAAGAACCAGCAGGCTGTTCACATACcag GTATGGGAGATTTCCGCATCGCTGATGTGGAACAGCTGACTGATCCCTGCCCGACACCTGAGATGGAGAAACGCCGCACCCTGAACCAGAAGGAACGTCTTATCTACGCCCCCATGTCTGGTGTTGGGGGCATCCTTTATGATAAGGATGCTGTCTACATCAATGTTGGTGGCAGCCATTACTATGATCAAGAGGAGTCTGAG gaaaTGACTCCTGTCAAGGAATTGCTGTCGTCTTTGCTGGGTCCTGCAAAAGCTTCGGATGAAAGCGAGGAAGGGGAGAGCAGCGATGG AGAGGATAGCATGCCAACAGAGCAGCTGTTTACTTCTGATGGGCGTGTCCGAAGGAAGGCCATTTTCACGGATGAAAAGGATACAGGAGCTGGCAGTGGCGATGAAGACAGTGAAGATGGG tctgatgaagaggaggaagaggatgattctgatgacgaggaggaggaggaagaagaaagaggggacaAGGATACAGATGAAAGCATGCAGGAGGGGAGTGACTTACAGGAGGAGGATGCTTCTGAAGAAGAAATGGACCAGGAGGAAGAAGGGAATAGTGGAATCGAtactgatgacagtgatgacattgAAG GTGACTGTCAGTTGGAAACAGAAAAGGCTGTGCTGGAGATGAAGAAAAGACGGGAGGGGAAGGGTGATTATCACCGTATGATTTATGGTGAAA GtgatggagaagaggaggaggggagagaggagggggaggaggaggaagacatgggAGATCTGTTCCGGGTgctgaggaaggagggggagagcagAGAAGAGCAGTACGCCGCAGACTTGACGGACTGTTCCCGGTTCCCTGTGGCCACCGCCCACGACTGGGATCTGGAGGAG gtTCGAGAACTAATTGCGGACTGTTTTGTGACGGGGCGATGGGACAAAGATGAGGACTGCGCTGCTCGACTGGAAGCTGATG ATGAATTGTATGGTGATTTTGAGGACCTGGAAACAGGTGAAAAACATACCGCTGATATGGACAAGAATGAGAGCGACGGTGAAAATGATGGTG cagaaaaagaggaggagaaagtggagggcgataaactggaggaaaagaagaaacagaagcaggaGTTTGATCTTGCTTATGACCACAACAAGCACAGGATCACCGATGATGATGAGTTTCTTCAGAACTGGAAACGGGAACTGGAGGAGCAGACAAAA ctGAACCGAGCAGAGTTTGAAAACATGAGCGCAGAAATGCGCAGAAAAATCGAAGGGTACCGGCCAGGACTGTATCTGCGGGTGGAGGTGGCAGGTGTGCCGTGCGAGTTTGTGCACCACTTTCGCCCCATCGCCCCTCTTGTCCTGGGAGGGCTGTCCAACGTGGAGGAGAACGTTGGATACGTACAG ACTCGGTTCAAGAAGCACCGCTTCTATAAGAACCAGCTGAAGACCAAAAATCCAGTGACCATGTCCCTGGGATGGCGCAGGTTTCAGACCCTGCCCATTTTCAGCAAAGCTGAAGATAACATGCGCCAGCGCATGTTAAAGTACACGCCACCACACATTCATTGTGTGGCTTCATTCTGGG GGCCCATCACTCCTCAAGGAAGTGGAGTCTTGGCTGTGGATGCTGGCGACATAACG CATAAATTTCGCATTTCTGGAACAGGAGTGGTCCTGGAACTGGACAAAAGCCTGGAAATCaccaagaaactgaaactgactggaaCACCTGTCAAGATAATGCAGAAAACGGCATACATTGAG GGCATGTTCAACACCCCCCTTGAAGTGGCCAAATTTGAAGGGGCCACCATCAAAACGGTCAGTGGTATTCGTGGCACCATCAAGAAGCATGCAAACAGGCTGGCCAAAACTGGACAGACGTTGACATCAGGAACATTTCGCGCCACCTTTGAAGACCGGATTCTGCTAAGTG ACATTGTGTTCCTGACCACCTGGTACCCAGTGGAGGTGCCCCAGTTCTacaacccctccacctccctcctgggCACCTGGCAGAGCATGAAGCCCGTCGGCCAGCTGAGGCACGAGCGCAGCATTCCTGTGCCGCTCAAGGAGGATTCGCTCTACAGG CCTGTGGAACGCAGACGGCACAGGTCGGTGCCACTGAGGATCCCCAAGTCCCTGTGCCTGCCCTTCAAGCTGACTCCCAAGCCAGTGGCTGTGGAGAAAACCCCAGTGATCCTGGAACCAAGCGAATCCAAG AAAGCGAAGTTCCTGCACCAGCTGAAGGTGGTGCACGAGTTTAACATGCGGACCAAGCACGCCATCATGCGGCAGAGAGCCCACAAGCACAGTCTGCAGATGGAGAAGAGGGCAGCGGAGAAGGACCAGAAGCTGAAGACTTCCAGGCAAGAGGTGTACCGACAGCTGGGCAAGATGGAGAGAGCCAAGGCTgccagagaaagaggcagaagtAAACAGTCAAGctga
- the LOC143284877 gene encoding ribosome biogenesis protein BMS1 homolog isoform X4: protein MEEHKKHRTKKAGPKAERKKEKTRGDDQTARQRNPKAFSIQSAVKAAKKFHRSQDVKTKKIHIPLPDRTVLEPPPVVVGIVGPPKVGKTTLLQCLVKNYTRQKITNIQGPVTVVSGKQRRLTFMECSNDINHMIDIAKVADLVILMVDASFGFEMEIFEFLNILQVHGFPKVMGVLNHLDTFNDNKKTRKTKKRLKDRFWTEIYQGAKLFYLSGMIDGEYQKTEIHNLCRFISVMKFRPLTWRTTHPYILADRMEDITPPEEIEKNPKCDRRVTLYGYNRGVALKNQQAVHIPGMGDFRIADVEQLTDPCPTPEMEKRRTLNQKERLIYAPMSGVGGILYDKDAVYINVGGSHYYDQEESEEMTPVKELLSSLLGPAKASDESEEGESSDGEDSMPTEQLFTSDGRVRRKAIFTDEKDTGAGSGDEDSEDGQSDEEEEEDDSDDEEEEEEERGDKDTDESMQEGSDLQEEDASEEEMDQEEEGNSGIDTDDSDDIEGDCQLETEKAVLEMKKRREGKGDYHRMIYGESDGEEEEGREEGEEEEDMGDLFRVLRKEGESREEQYAADLTDCSRFPVATAHDWDLEEVRELIADCFVTGRWDKDEDCAARLEADDELYGDFEDLETGEKHTADMDKNESDGENDAEKEEEKVEGDKLEEKKKQKQEFDLAYDHNKHRITDDDEFLQNWKRELEEQTKLNRAEFENMSAEMRRKIEGYRPGLYLRVEVAGVPCEFVHHFRPIAPLVLGGLSNVEENVGYVQTRFKKHRFYKNQLKTKNPVTMSLGWRRFQTLPIFSKAEDNMRQRMLKYTPPHIHCVASFWGPITPQGSGVLAVDAGDITHKFRISGTGVVLELDKSLEITKKLKLTGTPVKIMQKTAYIEGMFNTPLEVAKFEGATIKTVSGIRGTIKKHANRLAKTGQTLTSGTFRATFEDRILLSDIVFLTTWYPVEVPQFYNPSTSLLGTWQSMKPVGQLRHERSIPVPLKEDSLYRPVERRRHRSVPLRIPKSLCLPFKLTPKPVAVEKTPVILEPSESKKAKFLHQLKVVHEFNMRTKHAIMRQRAHKHSLQMEKRAAEKDQKLKTSRQEVYRQLGKMERAKAARERGRSKQSS, encoded by the exons ATGGAGGAGCACAAAAAGCATCGAACAAAGAAAGCTGGCCCAAAGGCTGAACGGAAAAAGGAGAAGACACGTGGAGATGACCAAACAGCCAGGCAAAGGAACCCAAAGGCCTTCTCCATTCAGTCTGCTGTCAAGGCTGCGAAAAAGTTTCACAG ATCTCAAGATGTGAAAACCAAGAAGATCCACATCCCGTTGCCAGATCGCACTGTGCTGGAGCCGCCTCCCGTAGTTGTGGGTATTGTGGGTCCTCCAAAGGTGGGCAAGACCACGCTGCTGCAGTGCTTGGTGAAAAACTACACCCGGCAAAAGATCACCAACATCCAGGGACCAGTCACTGTGGTGTCAG GGAAGCAGCGGCGTCTGACCTTCATGGAATGCAGCAATGATATCAACCATATGATAGACATTGCTAAGGTGGCTGATCTG GTGATCTTGATGGTTGATGCCAGTTTTGGGTTTGAAATGGAGATTTTCGAATTTCTGAATATCTTACAAGTTCACGGGTTTCCAAAAGTTATGGGTGTTTTGAACCACCTTGACACCTTTAATGACAACAAGAAGACGAGAAAGACCAAAAAGAGGCTGAAGGACAGATTCTGGACAGAGATCTACCAG GGTGCCAAGCTGTTCTATTTATCTGGAATGATTGATGGTGAATACCAGAAAACAGAAATCCACAACCTGTGTCGCTTTATATCAGTTATGAAGTTCCGTCCACTGACTTGGAGGACCACACATCCTTACATTCTGGCTGACAG AATGGAGGACATCACCCCTCCAGAGGAGATCGAAAAGAATCCTAAATGTGATCGGCGGGTCACCCTGTATGGATACAACCGTGGTGTGGCCCTGAAGAACCAGCAGGCTGTTCACATACcag GTATGGGAGATTTCCGCATCGCTGATGTGGAACAGCTGACTGATCCCTGCCCGACACCTGAGATGGAGAAACGCCGCACCCTGAACCAGAAGGAACGTCTTATCTACGCCCCCATGTCTGGTGTTGGGGGCATCCTTTATGATAAGGATGCTGTCTACATCAATGTTGGTGGCAGCCATTACTATGATCAAGAGGAGTCTGAG gaaaTGACTCCTGTCAAGGAATTGCTGTCGTCTTTGCTGGGTCCTGCAAAAGCTTCGGATGAAAGCGAGGAAGGGGAGAGCAGCGATGG AGAGGATAGCATGCCAACAGAGCAGCTGTTTACTTCTGATGGGCGTGTCCGAAGGAAGGCCATTTTCACGGATGAAAAGGATACAGGAGCTGGCAGTGGCGATGAAGACAGTGAAGATGGG CAGtctgatgaagaggaggaagaggatgattctgatgacgaggaggaggaggaagaagaaagaggggacaAGGATACAGATGAAAGCATGCAGGAGGGGAGTGACTTACAGGAGGAGGATGCTTCTGAAGAAGAAATGGACCAGGAGGAAGAAGGGAATAGTGGAATCGAtactgatgacagtgatgacattgAAG GTGACTGTCAGTTGGAAACAGAAAAGGCTGTGCTGGAGATGAAGAAAAGACGGGAGGGGAAGGGTGATTATCACCGTATGATTTATGGTGAAA GtgatggagaagaggaggaggggagagaggagggggaggaggaggaagacatgggAGATCTGTTCCGGGTgctgaggaaggagggggagagcagAGAAGAGCAGTACGCCGCAGACTTGACGGACTGTTCCCGGTTCCCTGTGGCCACCGCCCACGACTGGGATCTGGAGGAG gtTCGAGAACTAATTGCGGACTGTTTTGTGACGGGGCGATGGGACAAAGATGAGGACTGCGCTGCTCGACTGGAAGCTGATG ATGAATTGTATGGTGATTTTGAGGACCTGGAAACAGGTGAAAAACATACCGCTGATATGGACAAGAATGAGAGCGACGGTGAAAATGATG cagaaaaagaggaggagaaagtggagggcgataaactggaggaaaagaagaaacagaagcaggaGTTTGATCTTGCTTATGACCACAACAAGCACAGGATCACCGATGATGATGAGTTTCTTCAGAACTGGAAACGGGAACTGGAGGAGCAGACAAAA ctGAACCGAGCAGAGTTTGAAAACATGAGCGCAGAAATGCGCAGAAAAATCGAAGGGTACCGGCCAGGACTGTATCTGCGGGTGGAGGTGGCAGGTGTGCCGTGCGAGTTTGTGCACCACTTTCGCCCCATCGCCCCTCTTGTCCTGGGAGGGCTGTCCAACGTGGAGGAGAACGTTGGATACGTACAG ACTCGGTTCAAGAAGCACCGCTTCTATAAGAACCAGCTGAAGACCAAAAATCCAGTGACCATGTCCCTGGGATGGCGCAGGTTTCAGACCCTGCCCATTTTCAGCAAAGCTGAAGATAACATGCGCCAGCGCATGTTAAAGTACACGCCACCACACATTCATTGTGTGGCTTCATTCTGGG GGCCCATCACTCCTCAAGGAAGTGGAGTCTTGGCTGTGGATGCTGGCGACATAACG CATAAATTTCGCATTTCTGGAACAGGAGTGGTCCTGGAACTGGACAAAAGCCTGGAAATCaccaagaaactgaaactgactggaaCACCTGTCAAGATAATGCAGAAAACGGCATACATTGAG GGCATGTTCAACACCCCCCTTGAAGTGGCCAAATTTGAAGGGGCCACCATCAAAACGGTCAGTGGTATTCGTGGCACCATCAAGAAGCATGCAAACAGGCTGGCCAAAACTGGACAGACGTTGACATCAGGAACATTTCGCGCCACCTTTGAAGACCGGATTCTGCTAAGTG ACATTGTGTTCCTGACCACCTGGTACCCAGTGGAGGTGCCCCAGTTCTacaacccctccacctccctcctgggCACCTGGCAGAGCATGAAGCCCGTCGGCCAGCTGAGGCACGAGCGCAGCATTCCTGTGCCGCTCAAGGAGGATTCGCTCTACAGG CCTGTGGAACGCAGACGGCACAGGTCGGTGCCACTGAGGATCCCCAAGTCCCTGTGCCTGCCCTTCAAGCTGACTCCCAAGCCAGTGGCTGTGGAGAAAACCCCAGTGATCCTGGAACCAAGCGAATCCAAG AAAGCGAAGTTCCTGCACCAGCTGAAGGTGGTGCACGAGTTTAACATGCGGACCAAGCACGCCATCATGCGGCAGAGAGCCCACAAGCACAGTCTGCAGATGGAGAAGAGGGCAGCGGAGAAGGACCAGAAGCTGAAGACTTCCAGGCAAGAGGTGTACCGACAGCTGGGCAAGATGGAGAGAGCCAAGGCTgccagagaaagaggcagaagtAAACAGTCAAGctga
- the LOC143284877 gene encoding ribosome biogenesis protein BMS1 homolog isoform X1, whose amino-acid sequence MEEHKKHRTKKAGPKAERKKEKTRGDDQTARQRNPKAFSIQSAVKAAKKFHRSQDVKTKKIHIPLPDRTVLEPPPVVVGIVGPPKVGKTTLLQCLVKNYTRQKITNIQGPVTVVSGKQRRLTFMECSNDINHMIDIAKVADLVILMVDASFGFEMEIFEFLNILQVHGFPKVMGVLNHLDTFNDNKKTRKTKKRLKDRFWTEIYQGAKLFYLSGMIDGEYQKTEIHNLCRFISVMKFRPLTWRTTHPYILADRMEDITPPEEIEKNPKCDRRVTLYGYNRGVALKNQQAVHIPGMGDFRIADVEQLTDPCPTPEMEKRRTLNQKERLIYAPMSGVGGILYDKDAVYINVGGSHYYDQEESEEMTPVKELLSSLLGPAKASDESEEGESSDGEDSMPTEQLFTSDGRVRRKAIFTDEKDTGAGSGDEDSEDGQSDEEEEEDDSDDEEEEEEERGDKDTDESMQEGSDLQEEDASEEEMDQEEEGNSGIDTDDSDDIEGDCQLETEKAVLEMKKRREGKGDYHRMIYGESDGEEEEGREEGEEEEDMGDLFRVLRKEGESREEQYAADLTDCSRFPVATAHDWDLEEVRELIADCFVTGRWDKDEDCAARLEADDELYGDFEDLETGEKHTADMDKNESDGENDGAEKEEEKVEGDKLEEKKKQKQEFDLAYDHNKHRITDDDEFLQNWKRELEEQTKLNRAEFENMSAEMRRKIEGYRPGLYLRVEVAGVPCEFVHHFRPIAPLVLGGLSNVEENVGYVQTRFKKHRFYKNQLKTKNPVTMSLGWRRFQTLPIFSKAEDNMRQRMLKYTPPHIHCVASFWGPITPQGSGVLAVDAGDITHKFRISGTGVVLELDKSLEITKKLKLTGTPVKIMQKTAYIEGMFNTPLEVAKFEGATIKTVSGIRGTIKKHANRLAKTGQTLTSGTFRATFEDRILLSDIVFLTTWYPVEVPQFYNPSTSLLGTWQSMKPVGQLRHERSIPVPLKEDSLYRPVERRRHRSVPLRIPKSLCLPFKLTPKPVAVEKTPVILEPSESKKAKFLHQLKVVHEFNMRTKHAIMRQRAHKHSLQMEKRAAEKDQKLKTSRQEVYRQLGKMERAKAARERGRSKQSS is encoded by the exons ATGGAGGAGCACAAAAAGCATCGAACAAAGAAAGCTGGCCCAAAGGCTGAACGGAAAAAGGAGAAGACACGTGGAGATGACCAAACAGCCAGGCAAAGGAACCCAAAGGCCTTCTCCATTCAGTCTGCTGTCAAGGCTGCGAAAAAGTTTCACAG ATCTCAAGATGTGAAAACCAAGAAGATCCACATCCCGTTGCCAGATCGCACTGTGCTGGAGCCGCCTCCCGTAGTTGTGGGTATTGTGGGTCCTCCAAAGGTGGGCAAGACCACGCTGCTGCAGTGCTTGGTGAAAAACTACACCCGGCAAAAGATCACCAACATCCAGGGACCAGTCACTGTGGTGTCAG GGAAGCAGCGGCGTCTGACCTTCATGGAATGCAGCAATGATATCAACCATATGATAGACATTGCTAAGGTGGCTGATCTG GTGATCTTGATGGTTGATGCCAGTTTTGGGTTTGAAATGGAGATTTTCGAATTTCTGAATATCTTACAAGTTCACGGGTTTCCAAAAGTTATGGGTGTTTTGAACCACCTTGACACCTTTAATGACAACAAGAAGACGAGAAAGACCAAAAAGAGGCTGAAGGACAGATTCTGGACAGAGATCTACCAG GGTGCCAAGCTGTTCTATTTATCTGGAATGATTGATGGTGAATACCAGAAAACAGAAATCCACAACCTGTGTCGCTTTATATCAGTTATGAAGTTCCGTCCACTGACTTGGAGGACCACACATCCTTACATTCTGGCTGACAG AATGGAGGACATCACCCCTCCAGAGGAGATCGAAAAGAATCCTAAATGTGATCGGCGGGTCACCCTGTATGGATACAACCGTGGTGTGGCCCTGAAGAACCAGCAGGCTGTTCACATACcag GTATGGGAGATTTCCGCATCGCTGATGTGGAACAGCTGACTGATCCCTGCCCGACACCTGAGATGGAGAAACGCCGCACCCTGAACCAGAAGGAACGTCTTATCTACGCCCCCATGTCTGGTGTTGGGGGCATCCTTTATGATAAGGATGCTGTCTACATCAATGTTGGTGGCAGCCATTACTATGATCAAGAGGAGTCTGAG gaaaTGACTCCTGTCAAGGAATTGCTGTCGTCTTTGCTGGGTCCTGCAAAAGCTTCGGATGAAAGCGAGGAAGGGGAGAGCAGCGATGG AGAGGATAGCATGCCAACAGAGCAGCTGTTTACTTCTGATGGGCGTGTCCGAAGGAAGGCCATTTTCACGGATGAAAAGGATACAGGAGCTGGCAGTGGCGATGAAGACAGTGAAGATGGG CAGtctgatgaagaggaggaagaggatgattctgatgacgaggaggaggaggaagaagaaagaggggacaAGGATACAGATGAAAGCATGCAGGAGGGGAGTGACTTACAGGAGGAGGATGCTTCTGAAGAAGAAATGGACCAGGAGGAAGAAGGGAATAGTGGAATCGAtactgatgacagtgatgacattgAAG GTGACTGTCAGTTGGAAACAGAAAAGGCTGTGCTGGAGATGAAGAAAAGACGGGAGGGGAAGGGTGATTATCACCGTATGATTTATGGTGAAA GtgatggagaagaggaggaggggagagaggagggggaggaggaggaagacatgggAGATCTGTTCCGGGTgctgaggaaggagggggagagcagAGAAGAGCAGTACGCCGCAGACTTGACGGACTGTTCCCGGTTCCCTGTGGCCACCGCCCACGACTGGGATCTGGAGGAG gtTCGAGAACTAATTGCGGACTGTTTTGTGACGGGGCGATGGGACAAAGATGAGGACTGCGCTGCTCGACTGGAAGCTGATG ATGAATTGTATGGTGATTTTGAGGACCTGGAAACAGGTGAAAAACATACCGCTGATATGGACAAGAATGAGAGCGACGGTGAAAATGATGGTG cagaaaaagaggaggagaaagtggagggcgataaactggaggaaaagaagaaacagaagcaggaGTTTGATCTTGCTTATGACCACAACAAGCACAGGATCACCGATGATGATGAGTTTCTTCAGAACTGGAAACGGGAACTGGAGGAGCAGACAAAA ctGAACCGAGCAGAGTTTGAAAACATGAGCGCAGAAATGCGCAGAAAAATCGAAGGGTACCGGCCAGGACTGTATCTGCGGGTGGAGGTGGCAGGTGTGCCGTGCGAGTTTGTGCACCACTTTCGCCCCATCGCCCCTCTTGTCCTGGGAGGGCTGTCCAACGTGGAGGAGAACGTTGGATACGTACAG ACTCGGTTCAAGAAGCACCGCTTCTATAAGAACCAGCTGAAGACCAAAAATCCAGTGACCATGTCCCTGGGATGGCGCAGGTTTCAGACCCTGCCCATTTTCAGCAAAGCTGAAGATAACATGCGCCAGCGCATGTTAAAGTACACGCCACCACACATTCATTGTGTGGCTTCATTCTGGG GGCCCATCACTCCTCAAGGAAGTGGAGTCTTGGCTGTGGATGCTGGCGACATAACG CATAAATTTCGCATTTCTGGAACAGGAGTGGTCCTGGAACTGGACAAAAGCCTGGAAATCaccaagaaactgaaactgactggaaCACCTGTCAAGATAATGCAGAAAACGGCATACATTGAG GGCATGTTCAACACCCCCCTTGAAGTGGCCAAATTTGAAGGGGCCACCATCAAAACGGTCAGTGGTATTCGTGGCACCATCAAGAAGCATGCAAACAGGCTGGCCAAAACTGGACAGACGTTGACATCAGGAACATTTCGCGCCACCTTTGAAGACCGGATTCTGCTAAGTG ACATTGTGTTCCTGACCACCTGGTACCCAGTGGAGGTGCCCCAGTTCTacaacccctccacctccctcctgggCACCTGGCAGAGCATGAAGCCCGTCGGCCAGCTGAGGCACGAGCGCAGCATTCCTGTGCCGCTCAAGGAGGATTCGCTCTACAGG CCTGTGGAACGCAGACGGCACAGGTCGGTGCCACTGAGGATCCCCAAGTCCCTGTGCCTGCCCTTCAAGCTGACTCCCAAGCCAGTGGCTGTGGAGAAAACCCCAGTGATCCTGGAACCAAGCGAATCCAAG AAAGCGAAGTTCCTGCACCAGCTGAAGGTGGTGCACGAGTTTAACATGCGGACCAAGCACGCCATCATGCGGCAGAGAGCCCACAAGCACAGTCTGCAGATGGAGAAGAGGGCAGCGGAGAAGGACCAGAAGCTGAAGACTTCCAGGCAAGAGGTGTACCGACAGCTGGGCAAGATGGAGAGAGCCAAGGCTgccagagaaagaggcagaagtAAACAGTCAAGctga